Proteins encoded by one window of Streptomyces clavuligerus:
- a CDS encoding helix-turn-helix transcriptional regulator codes for MKNVGEAPREDFAAGARADHPTRNRVARSILDHGPSTVADLSARLGLTQAAVRRHLDTLVAETMVEAREQRVYGARTRGRPARVFALTACGRDAFDQSYDSLAVDALRWIERNAGGEAAVAAFARARAEAQAAPYREAIARAAPGERTQALAKALSDDGYAATARSAPTPQQGEQLCQHHCPVAHVAEQYPQLCEAETELFSRLLGTHVQRLATIAHGDGVCTTYIPRSTTTPSASGSTAGRNPA; via the coding sequence GTGAAAAACGTCGGCGAGGCTCCCCGGGAGGACTTCGCGGCCGGTGCGCGTGCGGATCATCCGACACGCAACCGGGTCGCGCGCTCCATCCTGGACCACGGCCCGTCCACCGTCGCGGACCTCTCCGCCCGCCTCGGCCTCACCCAGGCGGCCGTCCGCCGCCATCTCGACACCCTGGTGGCCGAGACCATGGTAGAGGCCCGTGAGCAGCGGGTTTACGGGGCGCGTACCCGTGGCAGACCTGCCCGGGTCTTCGCGCTCACCGCCTGCGGACGGGACGCCTTCGACCAGTCCTACGACTCGCTCGCGGTGGACGCCCTCCGCTGGATCGAGCGGAACGCCGGGGGAGAGGCGGCCGTCGCCGCCTTCGCCCGGGCCCGGGCGGAGGCCCAGGCCGCGCCGTACCGCGAGGCGATCGCCCGGGCGGCCCCCGGGGAGCGCACCCAGGCTCTGGCGAAAGCCTTGAGCGACGACGGGTACGCTGCTACAGCGCGTAGCGCCCCCACCCCCCAGCAGGGCGAGCAGCTCTGCCAGCACCACTGTCCGGTCGCGCATGTCGCCGAGCAGTACCCGCAGCTGTGCGAGGCGGAGACCGAGCTCTTCTCCCGTCTGCTCGGGACCCATGTGCAGCGTCTCGCCACCATCGCCCACGGCGACGGTGTGTGCACGACGTACATTCCGCGCAGCACCACAACCCCATCAGCATCTGGAAGCACGGCCGGGAGGAACCCCGCATGA
- the sufB gene encoding Fe-S cluster assembly protein SufB, with protein MTLPTETAHPELEGLGTYEFGWADSDEAGSVAKRGLSEEVVRDISAKKNEPEWMLKLRLKGLRLFDKKPMPSWGSDLSGIDFDNIKYFVRSTEKQAASWEDLPEDIKNTYDKLGIPEAEKQRLVAGVAAQYESEVVYHQIREDLEEQGVIFLDTDTALKEHPELFQEYFGTVIPVGDNKFASLNTAVWSGGSFIYVPKGVHVDIPLQAYFRINTENMGQFERTLIIVDEDAYVHYVEGCTAPIYSSDSLHSAVVEIIVKKGGRCRYTTIQNWSNNVYNLVTKRAVAYEGATMEWVDGNIGSKVTMKYPAVYLMGEHARGETLSIAFAGEGQHQDAGAKMVHMAPNTSSNIVSKSVARGGGRTSYRGLIEIGEGAPGAKSNVLCDALLVDTISRSDTYPYVDVREDDVSMGHEATVSKVSEDQLFYLMSRGLTEFEAMAMIVRGFVEPIAKELPMEYALELNRLIELQMEGSVG; from the coding sequence ATGACTCTCCCCACGGAGACTGCCCACCCCGAACTCGAAGGGCTGGGTACGTACGAATTCGGCTGGGCCGACTCCGATGAGGCAGGTTCCGTCGCCAAACGCGGCCTGTCCGAAGAGGTCGTTCGTGACATCTCGGCGAAGAAGAACGAGCCCGAGTGGATGCTGAAGCTGCGCCTGAAGGGGCTGCGGCTGTTCGACAAGAAGCCCATGCCGAGCTGGGGCTCGGACCTCTCCGGCATCGACTTCGACAACATCAAGTACTTCGTCCGCTCCACGGAGAAGCAGGCGGCGTCCTGGGAGGACCTGCCCGAGGACATCAAGAACACCTACGACAAGCTGGGCATCCCGGAGGCGGAGAAGCAGCGCCTGGTCGCCGGTGTCGCCGCCCAGTACGAGTCCGAGGTGGTCTATCACCAGATCCGTGAGGACCTGGAGGAGCAGGGCGTCATCTTCCTGGACACGGACACCGCGCTGAAGGAGCACCCGGAGCTCTTCCAGGAGTACTTCGGCACCGTCATCCCGGTCGGCGACAACAAGTTCGCCTCGCTGAACACCGCCGTGTGGTCCGGCGGCTCGTTCATCTACGTCCCCAAGGGCGTGCACGTCGACATCCCGCTCCAGGCCTACTTCCGGATCAACACGGAGAACATGGGCCAGTTCGAGCGGACGCTGATCATCGTCGACGAGGACGCCTACGTCCACTACGTCGAGGGCTGCACCGCCCCGATCTACTCCTCGGACTCGCTGCACAGCGCCGTCGTCGAGATCATCGTGAAGAAGGGCGGCCGCTGCCGCTACACGACGATCCAGAACTGGTCGAACAACGTCTACAACCTGGTCACCAAGCGCGCCGTGGCCTACGAGGGCGCGACCATGGAGTGGGTCGACGGCAACATCGGCTCCAAGGTGACGATGAAGTACCCGGCCGTCTACCTCATGGGCGAGCACGCCAGGGGCGAGACCCTGTCCATCGCCTTCGCGGGCGAGGGCCAGCACCAGGACGCGGGCGCCAAGATGGTCCACATGGCCCCCAACACCTCGTCGAACATCGTCTCCAAGTCGGTGGCGCGGGGCGGCGGCCGCACCTCCTACCGCGGTCTGATCGAGATCGGCGAGGGCGCCCCGGGCGCCAAGTCCAATGTGCTCTGTGACGCGCTGCTGGTGGACACCATCTCCCGCTCGGACACCTACCCCTATGTCGACGTCCGCGAGGACGACGTCTCGATGGGCCATGAGGCCACGGTCTCCAAGGTCTCCGAGGACCAGCTCTTCTACCTGATGAGCCGGGGTCTGACCGAGTTCGAGGCGATGGCGATGATCGTGCGCGGCTTTGTCGAGCCGATCGCCAAGGAACTGCCGATGGAGTACGCGCTGGAGCTGAACCGGCTGATCGAGCTCCAGATGGAGGGCTCGGTCGGCTGA
- the sufD gene encoding Fe-S cluster assembly protein SufD has translation MAEAQNIPAGSTTSGAIAVAAESTVATRMSAPPSFDVADFPVPHGREEEWRFTPLERLAGLHDGTAVATGTGVKVAVEAPEGVTVETVGRDDARLGRAGTPVDRVAAQAYTSFELASVVTVPKETVLTEPVRIAVHGEGGVAFAHQVIELGPFAEAVVVIDHTGDAVLAANVEYVIGDGAKLTVISVQDWDDKAVHVAQHDALVGRDASFKSVVVTFGGDLVRLHPRVSYAATGGEAELFGLYFTDRGQHQEHRLLVDHNKPHNRSNAVYKGALQGEDAHAVWIGDVLIRAAAEGTDTYEMNRNLVLTDGARVDSVPNLEIETGEIAGAGHASATGRFDDEQLFYLMARGIPEHEARRLVVRGFFAELVQQIGLPDVEERLLAKIEEELEAAVA, from the coding sequence ATGGCTGAGGCTCAGAACATTCCGGCCGGATCTACCACGTCCGGCGCGATCGCGGTGGCCGCCGAGTCGACCGTCGCCACCCGTATGAGCGCGCCCCCGTCCTTCGACGTGGCGGACTTCCCGGTGCCGCACGGCCGGGAGGAGGAGTGGCGCTTCACCCCGCTGGAGCGGCTCGCCGGGCTCCACGACGGCACCGCCGTCGCCACCGGCACCGGTGTCAAGGTCGCGGTCGAGGCGCCCGAGGGCGTCACCGTCGAGACCGTCGGCCGGGACGACGCCCGCCTCGGCCGGGCCGGCACCCCCGTCGACCGGGTCGCGGCCCAGGCGTACACCTCCTTCGAGCTGGCGTCGGTCGTGACTGTGCCCAAGGAGACCGTGCTCACCGAGCCGGTGCGGATCGCGGTCCACGGGGAGGGCGGGGTCGCCTTCGCCCACCAGGTGATCGAGCTGGGCCCGTTCGCCGAGGCCGTCGTCGTCATCGACCACACCGGTGACGCGGTGCTCGCCGCCAATGTCGAGTACGTCATCGGCGACGGCGCCAAGCTCACCGTGATCTCCGTCCAGGACTGGGACGACAAGGCCGTCCACGTCGCGCAGCACGACGCGCTCGTCGGCCGGGACGCGAGCTTCAAGTCCGTGGTCGTCACCTTCGGCGGCGACCTGGTCCGGCTCCACCCCCGGGTCTCCTACGCGGCCACCGGCGGCGAGGCCGAGCTGTTCGGCCTCTACTTCACCGACCGGGGCCAGCACCAGGAGCACCGTCTCCTCGTCGACCACAACAAGCCCCACAACCGGTCGAACGCCGTGTACAAGGGCGCGCTCCAGGGCGAGGACGCGCACGCGGTGTGGATCGGCGATGTGCTGATCCGGGCCGCCGCCGAGGGCACCGACACCTACGAGATGAACCGGAACCTCGTCCTCACGGACGGCGCGCGGGTCGACTCCGTGCCCAATCTGGAGATCGAGACCGGTGAGATCGCCGGGGCCGGGCACGCGTCGGCCACCGGCCGCTTCGACGACGAGCAGCTCTTCTATCTGATGGCCCGCGGCATCCCGGAGCACGAGGCCCGCCGCCTGGTGGTCCGCGGCTTCTTCGCCGAGCTGGTCCAGCAGATCGGCCTGCCCGACGTCGAGGAGCGGCTGCTCGCCAAGATCGAGGAAGAGCTGGAGGCGGCGGTCGCATGA
- a CDS encoding non-heme iron oxygenase ferredoxin subunit — protein sequence MSFVRVCGLSELEEDTPKRVELDGTPVSLVRTEGEVFAIHDICSHANVSLSEGEVEDCRIECWLHGSAFDLRTGKPSGLPATRPVPVYPVKIEGDDVLVSITQES from the coding sequence ATGAGCTTCGTCCGTGTCTGCGGCCTGAGTGAGCTGGAGGAGGACACCCCCAAGCGGGTGGAGCTGGACGGCACCCCCGTCTCGCTCGTCCGCACGGAGGGCGAGGTCTTCGCGATCCACGACATCTGCTCGCACGCGAACGTCTCCCTCTCCGAGGGGGAGGTCGAGGACTGCCGGATCGAGTGCTGGCTCCACGGCTCCGCCTTCGACCTCCGCACCGGCAAGCCGTCCGGACTGCCCGCGACGCGCCCCGTCCCCGTATACCCCGTCAAGATCGAAGGGGACGATGTGCTCGTCTCCATCACCCAGGAGTCCTGA
- the sufC gene encoding Fe-S cluster assembly ATPase SufC, translating into MATLEIRDLHVSVEAENGPREILKGVDLTVKQGETHAIMGPNGSGKSTLAYSLAGHPKYTITGGQVTLDGEDVLEMSVDERARAGLFLAMQYPVEVPGVSVSNFLRTSATAVRGEAPKLRTWVKEVREAMERLSMDPAFAERNVNEGFSGGEKKRHEILQLELLKPKVAILDETDSGLDVDALRIVSEGVNRVRETGEVGTLLITHYTRILRYIKPDHVHVFANGRIAESGGPELADKLEAEGYEAYVKGGASS; encoded by the coding sequence ATGGCAACGCTTGAAATCCGCGACCTGCATGTCTCCGTCGAAGCCGAGAACGGCCCCCGGGAGATCCTCAAGGGCGTCGACCTGACCGTGAAGCAGGGCGAGACCCACGCCATCATGGGCCCCAACGGCTCCGGCAAGTCCACCCTGGCGTACTCCCTCGCCGGTCACCCCAAGTACACGATCACCGGCGGTCAGGTCACCCTGGACGGCGAGGACGTGCTGGAGATGAGCGTCGACGAGCGCGCCCGCGCCGGCCTCTTCCTGGCCATGCAGTACCCGGTCGAGGTCCCCGGCGTCTCCGTCTCCAACTTCCTGCGCACCTCCGCCACCGCCGTCCGCGGCGAGGCGCCCAAGCTGCGCACCTGGGTGAAGGAGGTCCGGGAGGCCATGGAGCGGCTGAGCATGGACCCCGCCTTCGCCGAGCGCAATGTCAACGAGGGCTTCTCCGGCGGTGAGAAGAAGCGCCACGAGATCCTTCAGCTCGAACTGCTGAAGCCGAAGGTCGCCATCCTGGACGAGACCGACTCCGGTCTGGACGTCGACGCGCTGCGGATCGTCTCCGAGGGCGTCAACCGGGTCCGCGAGACCGGCGAGGTCGGCACTCTCCTGATCACGCACTACACGCGTATCCTCCGTTACATCAAGCCCGACCACGTGCATGTCTTCGCCAACGGGCGGATCGCCGAGTCCGGCGGCCCCGAGCTGGCGGACAAGCTGGAGGCGGAGGGCTACGAGGCGTATGTGAAGGGCGGCGCATCTTCGTGA
- a CDS encoding cysteine desulfurase, translated as MTLLPGLLDTEAIRKDFPILDRVIHGDKKLVYLDSAASSQKPRQVIDAVNEYYERHHANVHRGIHVLADEATALYEGARDKVAAFINAPSRDEVIFTKNASESLNLVANMLGWADEPYRVDRDTEIVITEMEHHSNIVPWQLLAQRTGAKLKWFGLTDDGRLDLSHIDEIITEKTKIVSFVLVSNILGTVNPVEAIVRRAQEVGALVLIDASQAAPHSPLDVQALGADFVAFTGHKMCGPTGIGVLWGRQELLEDLPPFLGGGEMIETVSMNSSTYAPAPHKFEAGTPPIAQAVGLGAAVDYLTAIGMDKIAAHEHAITEYAVRRLQEVPDLRIIGPVSAEDRGAAISFTLGDIHPHDVGQVLDEQGIAVRVGHHCARPVCLRYGIPATTRASFYLYSTPAEVDALVDGLEHVRQFFG; from the coding sequence GTGACACTGCTGCCGGGCCTCCTCGACACCGAGGCGATCCGCAAGGACTTCCCGATCCTCGACCGGGTGATCCATGGGGACAAGAAGCTCGTCTACCTCGACAGCGCGGCCAGCTCGCAGAAGCCGCGCCAGGTGATCGACGCGGTCAACGAGTACTACGAGCGTCACCACGCCAATGTCCACCGGGGCATCCATGTGCTCGCGGACGAGGCCACCGCGCTGTACGAGGGTGCCCGGGACAAGGTGGCGGCCTTCATCAACGCGCCCAGCCGCGATGAGGTGATCTTCACCAAGAACGCCTCGGAGTCGCTGAACCTGGTGGCGAACATGCTCGGCTGGGCGGACGAGCCCTACCGGGTGGACCGCGACACCGAGATCGTGATCACCGAGATGGAGCACCACTCCAACATCGTTCCGTGGCAGCTGCTGGCGCAGCGCACCGGGGCGAAGCTGAAGTGGTTCGGGCTGACCGACGACGGCCGTCTCGACCTCTCGCACATCGACGAGATCATCACCGAGAAGACGAAGATCGTCTCCTTTGTGCTGGTCTCCAACATCCTGGGCACGGTCAACCCGGTCGAGGCGATCGTCCGCCGCGCCCAGGAGGTCGGCGCCCTGGTGCTGATCGACGCCTCCCAGGCGGCCCCGCACTCCCCGCTGGACGTCCAGGCGCTCGGCGCGGACTTCGTGGCCTTCACCGGTCACAAGATGTGCGGTCCGACGGGCATAGGCGTGCTGTGGGGACGGCAGGAGCTGCTGGAGGACCTGCCGCCGTTCCTCGGCGGCGGCGAGATGATCGAGACCGTCTCGATGAACTCCTCCACCTACGCCCCGGCGCCGCACAAGTTCGAGGCCGGTACGCCGCCGATCGCCCAGGCCGTGGGTCTCGGCGCGGCGGTGGACTACCTCACCGCCATCGGCATGGACAAGATCGCCGCGCATGAGCACGCGATCACCGAGTACGCGGTCCGACGGCTCCAGGAGGTCCCCGACCTGCGGATCATCGGCCCGGTCTCGGCCGAGGACCGGGGCGCGGCGATCTCCTTCACGCTGGGGGACATCCACCCCCACGACGTGGGCCAGGTCCTGGACGAGCAGGGCATCGCGGTCCGGGTCGGCCACCACTGCGCGCGGCCGGTCTGTCTGCGGTACGGAATTCCCGCGACCACCCGGGCGTCGTTCTATCTGTACTCCACGCCCGCCGAGGTGGACGCGCTGGTCGACGGGCTGGAGCACGTCCGTCAGTTCTTCGGGTAG
- the sufU gene encoding Fe-S cluster assembly sulfur transfer protein SufU, with product MKLDSMYQDVILDHYKHPHGRGLRDGDAEVHHVNPTCGDEITLRVRYDGSRVADVSYDGQGCSISQASASVLNELLVGKELAEAQKIQETFLELMQSKGQVEPDDAMEEVLEDAVAFAGVSKYPARVKCALLSWMAWKDATAQALGESAGRKTV from the coding sequence GTGAAGCTGGATTCGATGTACCAGGACGTCATCCTGGACCACTACAAGCACCCTCATGGGCGCGGTCTGCGGGACGGCGATGCCGAGGTGCACCATGTCAATCCCACCTGCGGTGACGAGATCACTCTGCGGGTGAGGTACGACGGCTCGCGCGTCGCGGACGTGTCGTACGACGGTCAGGGCTGCTCCATCAGCCAGGCCAGCGCGTCCGTCCTGAACGAACTGCTGGTGGGCAAGGAGCTGGCCGAGGCGCAGAAGATCCAGGAGACCTTCCTGGAGCTGATGCAGTCCAAGGGACAGGTCGAGCCCGACGACGCGATGGAGGAGGTGCTGGAGGACGCGGTCGCGTTCGCCGGTGTCTCCAAGTACCCGGCTCGGGTGAAGTGCGCGCTGCTGAGCTGGATGGCATGGAAGGACGCGACCGCCCAGGCCCTGGGCGAGAGCGCCGGGAGGAAGACGGTATGA
- a CDS encoding metal-sulfur cluster assembly factor, translated as MTLATEEEVREALYDVVDPELGIDVVNLGLIYGIHVDESNIATLDMTLTSAACPLTDVIEDQAKSATDGIVNELKINWVWMPPWGPDKITDDGREQLRALGFNV; from the coding sequence CTGACGCTCGCCACTGAGGAAGAGGTCCGCGAGGCGCTGTACGACGTGGTCGACCCCGAGCTGGGGATCGACGTGGTCAACCTCGGGCTGATCTACGGCATCCATGTCGACGAGTCCAATATCGCGACCCTGGACATGACGCTGACCTCGGCCGCCTGCCCGCTCACCGATGTGATCGAGGACCAGGCGAAGTCGGCCACCGACGGCATCGTCAACGAGCTGAAGATCAACTGGGTCTGGATGCCGCCGTGGGGTCCTGACAAGATCACGGACGACGGCCGGGAGCAGCTCCGGGCGCTGGGCTTCAACGTCTGA
- the dapD gene encoding 2,3,4,5-tetrahydropyridine-2,6-dicarboxylate N-succinyltransferase translates to MTDTTTPRTTGAVAAGLATLTADGTVLDTWFPAPELAEAPGPAGTERLTAEQAGELLGAGAVKALGPDARRGVEVVAVRTVISSLDDKPLDAHDAYLRLHLLSHRLVKPHGQSLDGLFGLLTNVAWTSLGPVAVDDIETVRLNARAEGLHLQVTSIDKFPRMTDYVAPKGVRIGDADRVRLGAHLAEGTTVMHEGFVNFNAGTLGTSMVEGRISAGVVVGDGSDIGGGASTMGTLSGGGNVIISIGERCLIGAEAGVGIPLGDECVVEAGLYVTAGTRVTMPDGEIVKARELSGASNILFRRNSVTGAVEARPNNAVWGGLNDVLHSHN, encoded by the coding sequence ATGACCGATACCACCACCCCCCGCACCACCGGCGCCGTCGCCGCCGGTCTCGCCACCCTGACCGCCGACGGCACCGTGCTCGACACCTGGTTCCCCGCCCCGGAGCTGGCGGAGGCCCCCGGCCCCGCCGGGACCGAGCGGCTGACCGCCGAGCAGGCCGGGGAACTCCTCGGCGCGGGAGCCGTCAAGGCACTCGGCCCCGACGCCCGCCGAGGCGTCGAGGTCGTCGCCGTGCGGACGGTCATCTCCTCGCTGGACGACAAGCCGCTCGACGCACACGACGCGTACCTGCGGCTGCACCTGCTCTCCCACCGGCTGGTCAAGCCGCACGGCCAGAGCCTGGACGGCCTCTTCGGGCTGCTCACCAATGTCGCCTGGACCTCGCTCGGCCCCGTCGCCGTCGACGACATCGAGACGGTCCGGCTGAACGCCCGCGCCGAGGGCCTGCACCTCCAGGTGACCAGCATCGACAAGTTCCCCCGGATGACGGACTACGTCGCCCCCAAGGGCGTGCGCATCGGTGACGCCGACCGCGTCCGCCTCGGCGCGCACCTCGCCGAGGGCACCACCGTGATGCACGAGGGCTTCGTCAACTTCAACGCCGGAACGCTCGGCACCTCCATGGTCGAGGGCCGGATCTCCGCCGGTGTGGTCGTCGGCGACGGCTCCGACATCGGCGGCGGCGCCTCCACCATGGGCACCCTCTCCGGCGGCGGCAACGTCATCATCTCCATCGGCGAGCGCTGCCTGATCGGCGCGGAGGCGGGTGTCGGCATTCCGCTCGGTGACGAGTGCGTCGTCGAGGCCGGTCTGTATGTCACCGCCGGGACCCGGGTCACGATGCCGGACGGAGAGATCGTCAAGGCCCGTGAGCTGTCCGGCGCGAGCAATATCCTCTTCCGCCGCAACTCGGTGACCGGAGCGGTCGAGGCGCGCCCGAACAACGCGGTGTGGGGCGGGCTGAACGACGTGCTCCACAGCCACAACTGA
- a CDS encoding FG-GAP repeat domain-containing protein, with product MKRSLTTVLLGAALSLLAPALAEAAPPAPAESVAAEGYTSFGTVDWDRDGFRDVVTREDTNGNLWLYPGKGGRGPNWDARILIGTGWTAYTPFGLTDWDRDGFQDVLTREDTNGNLWLYPGKGGRGPNWDARILIGTGWTAYTPFGLTDWDRDGFQDVLTREDTNGNLWLYPGKGGRGPNWDARILIGTGWTAYTPFGLTDWDRDGFQDVLTRENANGNLWLYPGKGGRGPNWDARILIGTGWTAYTPFGLTDWDRDGFQDVLTREDTSRILWLYPGKGGRGPNWDPRVLIGTGW from the coding sequence GTGAAGCGGTCGCTGACCACCGTTCTGCTGGGCGCGGCCCTGTCGCTGCTCGCTCCGGCCCTGGCCGAGGCCGCGCCGCCGGCTCCCGCCGAGTCGGTGGCCGCCGAGGGCTACACCTCGTTCGGAACGGTCGACTGGGACCGCGACGGCTTCCGGGATGTCGTCACCCGCGAGGACACCAACGGAAACCTCTGGCTCTACCCCGGCAAAGGCGGACGCGGCCCCAACTGGGACGCCCGCATCCTGATCGGAACCGGCTGGACCGCCTACACACCCTTCGGCCTCACCGACTGGGACCGCGACGGCTTCCAAGACGTCCTCACCCGCGAGGACACCAACGGAAACCTCTGGCTCTACCCCGGCAAAGGCGGACGCGGCCCCAACTGGGACGCCCGCATCCTGATCGGAACCGGCTGGACCGCCTACACACCCTTCGGCCTCACCGACTGGGACCGCGACGGCTTCCAAGACGTCCTCACCCGCGAGGACACCAACGGAAACCTCTGGCTCTACCCCGGCAAAGGCGGACGCGGCCCCAACTGGGACGCCCGCATCCTGATCGGAACCGGCTGGACCGCCTACACACCCTTCGGCCTCACCGACTGGGACCGCGACGGCTTCCAAGACGTCCTCACCCGCGAGAACGCCAACGGAAACCTCTGGCTCTACCCCGGCAAAGGCGGACGCGGCCCCAACTGGGACGCCCGCATCCTGATCGGAACCGGCTGGACCGCCTACACACCCTTCGGCCTCACCGACTGGGACCGCGACGGCTTCCAAGACGTCCTCACCCGCGAGGACACCAGCAGAATCCTCTGGCTCTACCCCGGCAAAGGCGGACGCGGCCCCAACTGGGACCCCCGTGTCCTGATCGGAACCGGCTGGTAG
- the dapA gene encoding 4-hydroxy-tetrahydrodipicolinate synthase, with translation MITSPPFGRALCAMITPFTEDGERLDLDAAGALAARLIADGCDGLVLSGTTGESPTTSDAEKTALITAVRQAVGPDVPLIAGVGSADTRHTAGLARAAEDAGADGLLVVTPYYSRPPQTAVETHFRRVADAVGVPVMLYDIPGRTGTRIEVETVLRLAEHPRITAVKDCSGDLLGATRVIARTGLAYYSGNEELNLPLYAVGGAGYVSTVANVAPAALRAVLDAFDRGDTARAARLNARVMELAERMMHGGLPGTVTAKALLGAGPVREPLWSADAETTGELRELYTALLNGV, from the coding sequence ATGATCACCTCACCCCCCTTCGGCCGAGCGCTCTGCGCGATGATCACCCCGTTCACCGAGGACGGGGAGCGACTGGACCTGGACGCGGCGGGCGCCCTCGCCGCCCGGCTGATCGCCGACGGCTGCGACGGGCTCGTCCTCAGCGGCACCACCGGCGAGTCCCCGACGACCTCCGACGCCGAGAAGACCGCGCTGATCACAGCGGTACGGCAGGCCGTGGGCCCGGACGTCCCGCTGATCGCGGGGGTGGGATCGGCCGACACCCGGCACACGGCCGGCCTGGCCCGCGCCGCCGAGGACGCGGGCGCCGACGGGCTGCTCGTCGTCACGCCGTACTACAGCAGGCCCCCGCAGACCGCCGTCGAAACGCACTTCCGCAGGGTCGCGGACGCGGTCGGCGTACCGGTGATGCTGTACGACATCCCGGGGCGCACCGGCACCCGGATCGAGGTGGAGACGGTACTCCGGCTGGCCGAGCACCCCCGGATCACGGCCGTGAAGGACTGCTCGGGCGATCTGCTCGGGGCCACCCGGGTGATCGCCCGGACCGGTCTCGCGTACTACTCCGGCAACGAGGAGCTGAACCTCCCCCTGTACGCGGTGGGCGGGGCCGGCTATGTGAGCACCGTGGCCAATGTGGCGCCTGCCGCGCTGCGGGCGGTGCTCGACGCGTTCGACCGGGGGGACACCGCACGGGCGGCGCGGCTCAACGCGCGGGTGATGGAGCTGGCGGAGCGGATGATGCACGGGGGGCTGCCCGGCACGGTCACCGCGAAGGCGCTGCTCGGCGCGGGTCCGGTGCGCGAGCCCCTGTGGTCCGCCGACGCGGAGACGACCGGCGAACTGCGCGAGCTGTACACGGCGCTGCTGAACGGCGTCTAG
- a CDS encoding antibiotic biosynthesis monooxygenase, with protein sequence MSVPALSRPRPRPDFERPGVGLVGVSTWDVGTSERQRATLAAIERAWLGRPWPEGGPLSYTVHLGDDGRTLLHYSQWPDKEAYDRFVRTFRDERNAEIDAAVPGIERVRLDFYELYRGAGDAARDPGSIVIVEVEFAGPDAKRQREWVDTVLTALASDADNRARSGGISGWFHVGTEGDRVLNYAEWESADAHERALAAPGAGVGSGTPEWDRVHTFPGVQGGGVRRYTPGITLVPGA encoded by the coding sequence ATGTCCGTGCCCGCCCTCAGCCGTCCGCGGCCCCGCCCCGACTTCGAGCGCCCCGGAGTGGGCCTGGTGGGTGTCTCCACCTGGGACGTCGGGACCTCCGAACGCCAGCGCGCCACCCTGGCCGCCATCGAACGGGCCTGGCTCGGCCGCCCCTGGCCCGAGGGCGGCCCGCTCTCCTACACCGTCCATCTCGGCGACGACGGCCGCACCCTGCTGCACTACTCGCAGTGGCCGGACAAGGAGGCGTACGACCGCTTCGTCCGTACCTTCCGCGACGAACGCAACGCCGAGATCGACGCGGCGGTCCCCGGTATCGAGCGCGTCCGGCTGGACTTCTACGAGCTGTACCGGGGCGCGGGCGACGCCGCCCGGGACCCCGGCTCGATCGTGATCGTCGAGGTCGAGTTCGCGGGGCCGGACGCGAAGCGCCAGCGGGAGTGGGTGGACACGGTCCTCACGGCACTGGCGTCGGACGCGGACAACAGGGCCAGGTCCGGCGGCATCTCGGGCTGGTTCCATGTCGGCACCGAGGGCGACCGGGTGCTGAACTACGCCGAGTGGGAGAGCGCCGACGCCCATGAGCGGGCGCTGGCCGCGCCGGGCGCGGGCGTCGGTTCCGGCACCCCGGAGTGGGACCGGGTGCACACCTTCCCGGGGGTGCAGGGGGGCGGGGTGCGGCGCTATACGCCGGGGATCACGCTTGTCCCCGGCGCGTGA